Proteins from a single region of Chanodichthys erythropterus isolate Z2021 chromosome 13, ASM2448905v1, whole genome shotgun sequence:
- the si:dkey-245n4.2 gene encoding uncharacterized protein si:dkey-245n4.2: MANQTVCEDTDSTHHGQSVLQESQQTLSTGPRIHTQIRYWHSGNNGQTSQIKSTEATQTSDVLAEPQSSIEPAGPSVNVFTTDYGTGWKMTMLLLSSFALLLGLVILTLNIYQNRRKKTVVVLKSYTPTGEASQPGSPVPSERAPLTRHPMKPAQSPSIQRGEILVEWKDGTITPLFETYLTD; the protein is encoded by the exons ATGGCTAATCAAACGGTATGCGAGGATACTGACAGCACACATCATGGCCAGAGTGTGTTGCAAGAGTCTCAGCAGACACTTTCAACTGGACCCCGAATCCACACTCAAATTCGCTATTGGCATT ctGGGAATAATGGCCAGACCTCCCAAATAAAGTCCACTGAAGCAACACAGACTTCAGATGTATTGGCTGAACCTCAAAGTAGCATAGAGCCCGCAGGACCTTCTGTTAATGTTTTTACAACAGACTATG GAACAGGCTGGAAAATGACAATGTTGCTTCTAAGCAGTTTTGCCCTGTTACTTGGGCTTGTGATCCTTACTCTTAACATTTACCAGAACAG GAGGAAGAAGACCGTTGTGGTGCTGAAATCCTACACTCCGACAGGAGAGGCCAGTCAGCCAGGGTCTCCGGTGCCTAGTGAGAGAGCCCCTCTAACCCGACACCCTATGAAACCTGCTCAGTCCCCCTCCATCCAGCGGGGCGAGATCCTTGTTGAATGGAAAGATGGAACAATCACCCCATTGTTTGAAACATATCTAACCGACTAA
- the wdr54 gene encoding WD repeat-containing protein 54, whose product MSKMYHKEKSIPIKSSASALYNNLSVLRIAPRCLTYFTVVHANVVNMVSASWDGLNYSHRQLQSKEGNVTTSSSLIMQAAWCVLPSRDLLVLTSQKGIQMYESDGSIMVYWHALDTPETPTAKAVFARGIAAVREKHICVGVSSGSVLVFDVPSKGSNITLSEVLEEHKEAITDMASECSGSQECIADLVSADDSGLLCVWKSGEDFQLLNKIPGFDTSCSSVKLWKGTVIAGYGTGQIRLYEAVTGILHAEVNAHARWIYSLDIAPFTGLLLSAAEDSWVRVWHLSLTPETNSVEIEHMYNECVTDTQICGAKFCDGDGYAFAVTGYDLSEIIRYTQA is encoded by the exons ATGTCGAAAATGTACCACAAAGAGAAAAGCATTCCGATAAAGAGCAGCGCGTCCGCGCTCTACAACAACCTGAGCGTCCTGCGCATCGCGCCGCGCTGCCTCACCTATTTCACGGTGGTCCACGCCAACGTGGTAAACATGGTCAGCGCCTCCTGGGACGGGCTGAACTATTCCCACCGACAGCTTCAATCTAAAGAAGGCAACGTGACCACCAGCTCCTCACTTATCATGCAG GCAGCCTGGTGTGTCCTGCCCTCAAGAGATCTTCTTGTTCTCACTTCTCAGAAAGGAATCCAG ATGTATGAATCAGATGGATCCATTATGGTCTATTGGCATGCCCTGGACACACCAGAGACCCCCACAG CTAAAGCAGTGTTTGCCCGAGGGATTGCAGCGGTGCGGGAAAAACACATTTGTGTAG GGGTCTCATCTGGCTCAGTGCTGGTGTTTGACGTTCCCAGTAAAGGCAGTAACATCACCCTGTCTGAGGTTTTGGAGGAACACAAAGAGGCCATTACAGACATGGCCTCTGAGTGCTCAGGCAGTCAG GAGTGCATTGCTGATTTAGTTAGCGCTGATGACTCTGGCCTCCTCTGTGTGTGGAAATCAGGAGAGGATTTTCAACTGCTCAACAAGATCCCTGGTTTTGA CACAAGTTGTTCTTCAGTAAAACTATGGAAGGGCAcagtcattgctggctatgggaCGGGACAGATCCGTCTGTATGAGGCAGTCACAGGTATACTGCATGCAGAGGTTAATGCCCATGCACGCTGGATTTACTCATTGGACATTGCCCCATTCACTGGCCTG CTGCTCTCTGCAGCAGAAGACTCTTGGGTTAGAGTGTGGCATCTGAGCTTGACCCCAGAGACTAACAGTGTTGAG ATCGAGCAcatgtataatgagtgtgtgaCTGACACACAGATCTGCGGAGCCAAGTTCTGTGATGGGGACGGCTACGCATTTGCAGTGACCGGCTATGACTTGAGTGAGATCATCCGCTACACACAAGCCTAG